A genomic window from Microvirga sp. TS319 includes:
- a CDS encoding ATP-binding cassette domain-containing protein — translation MDTAATNVPLIDIRNLVKHFGSVIALSGVSLTVNRGEVMCLLGDNGAGKSTLIKTLSGVHKPTSGEFLVEGQHVAFGSPRDALDAGIATVYQDLAMIPLMSVTRNFFMGREPVKGVFPFRFVDFDRCDAVTREEMCKIGIDVRDPHQAVGTLSGGERQCVAIARAVYFGAKVLILDEPTSALGVAQTSMVLKYIHQVRQKGLGVIFITHNVRHAYAVGDRFTVLNRGKTLGTYAKSAIAIDQLQNLMAGGKELQAVSEELGGMV, via the coding sequence ATGGATACGGCCGCCACGAACGTCCCGCTGATCGACATCCGCAACCTCGTCAAGCATTTCGGCTCCGTGATCGCGCTCTCGGGCGTATCGCTCACGGTCAATCGCGGCGAGGTGATGTGCCTGCTCGGCGACAACGGCGCCGGCAAGTCCACTCTCATCAAGACCCTGTCCGGAGTTCACAAGCCGACCTCGGGCGAGTTCCTGGTGGAGGGGCAGCATGTCGCCTTCGGCAGCCCACGCGATGCGCTCGATGCAGGCATCGCCACGGTCTATCAGGACTTGGCCATGATTCCGCTCATGTCGGTCACACGCAATTTCTTCATGGGGCGCGAACCCGTCAAAGGCGTCTTTCCCTTCCGCTTCGTGGATTTCGACCGTTGCGACGCGGTCACCCGCGAGGAAATGTGCAAGATCGGCATCGATGTGCGTGATCCGCATCAGGCCGTCGGCACGCTCTCCGGCGGCGAGCGGCAATGTGTGGCGATCGCCCGCGCGGTTTATTTCGGCGCCAAGGTGCTGATCCTCGACGAGCCGACCTCGGCGCTCGGCGTGGCGCAGACCTCGATGGTCCTCAAATACATCCATCAGGTGCGCCAAAAGGGCCTCGGCGTCATCTTCATCACGCACAACGTGCGCCACGCCTATGCGGTGGGCGACCGCTTCACGGTGCTCAATCGCGGCAAGACGCTCGGCACCTACGCCAAATCCGCAATCGCCATCGACCAATTGCAGAACCTCATGGCCGGCGGCAAGGAATTGCAGGCCGTGTCGGAGGAGCTCGGCGGGATGGTTTAG
- a CDS encoding sugar ABC transporter substrate-binding protein, which produces MKSFVTGLVAAAALTVAAAVPVSAQQNNRIIVVSHGQANDPFWSVVKNGVAEAGKDMNVQVDYRAPETFDMVAMSQLIDAAVNQKPAGLVVSIPDASALGPSIQKAVAAGIPVISMNSGSDVSKKLGAMLHVGQDEVEAGRIAGAKLKEMGGKVGICVNQEVGNVSLDLRCKGFTEGFGGKVTVLPVSNDPTDVRAKVKAALAADGSIDTVLALGAGTAGEPSVAAVKDAGKAGAVRVATFDLSAGFLKAVAAGEAVFAIDQQQFLQGYLPVTFLALNAKYGLMPGGNVASGPNLITKEKANQVIDLSAKGIR; this is translated from the coding sequence ATGAAGTCGTTCGTTACCGGTCTCGTTGCAGCCGCAGCCTTGACCGTCGCCGCCGCGGTCCCCGTGTCCGCTCAGCAGAACAATCGCATCATCGTCGTCAGCCACGGCCAGGCCAATGACCCGTTCTGGTCGGTGGTCAAGAACGGCGTCGCCGAAGCCGGCAAGGACATGAATGTCCAGGTCGATTATCGCGCGCCCGAAACCTTCGACATGGTCGCCATGAGCCAGCTCATCGATGCGGCCGTGAACCAGAAGCCCGCGGGCCTGGTCGTCTCGATTCCCGACGCCTCCGCGCTCGGCCCGTCGATTCAGAAGGCCGTCGCGGCCGGCATTCCGGTGATCTCCATGAATTCCGGCTCGGACGTGTCGAAGAAGCTCGGGGCGATGCTCCATGTGGGGCAGGACGAGGTCGAGGCCGGACGCATCGCCGGCGCCAAGCTCAAGGAAATGGGCGGCAAGGTCGGAATCTGCGTCAACCAGGAGGTCGGCAACGTCTCGCTCGATCTGCGCTGCAAAGGCTTCACGGAAGGCTTCGGCGGCAAGGTCACGGTGCTGCCGGTCTCGAACGACCCGACCGACGTGCGCGCCAAGGTGAAGGCGGCGCTCGCGGCCGACGGCTCCATCGACACGGTCCTGGCCCTCGGCGCCGGAACGGCGGGCGAGCCGAGCGTCGCGGCCGTGAAGGACGCCGGCAAGGCGGGCGCCGTGCGCGTCGCAACCTTCGATCTCTCCGCCGGCTTCCTCAAGGCGGTGGCCGCGGGCGAGGCTGTGTTCGCCATCGATCAGCAGCAGTTCCTGCAGGGCTATCTGCCCGTGACGTTCCTCGCGCTCAACGCGAAATACGGCCTGATGCCCGGCGGCAACGTAGCGTCCGGCCCGAACCTGATCACGAAGGAAAAGGCCAATCAGGTGATCGACCTGTCGGCGAAGGGAATTCGCTGA
- the recQ gene encoding DNA helicase RecQ: protein MIDPRKILQDVFGFPSFREGQEEIVRAVLAGEDVLAIMPTGAGKSLCYQLPTLARQGLTVVVSPLIALMRDQVAALRHFGVEAGSLNSANDQEENRRVVDAVRDGRMRVLYASPERLANTGTTEWLGRSGVNLLAIDEAHCVSQWGHDFRPEYAMLGEVRRRLGNVQTIALTATADVATRGDIMYRLFEEEPRLFIHGFDRPNLRLAMQAKEHARRQLFSFLDKHRHESGIVYCSSRDATERLADSLSQAGYRALPYHAGMHQAERAKNQDIFLQEDGVVMVATVAFGMGIDKPDVRFVAHAALPKSIEAYYQEIGRAGRDGAPADTLTLYGLDDMRLRRLQIEQSDAAGEQKRVELQRLNALVALCEAPRCRRQTLLAYFGETTEPCGNCDLCIDGVMSFDGTIEAQKLLSAIVRTGERFGTEHLINILVGEGTEAVLRFGHDKLKTFGVGKDRSKNEWRSLLRQIYAAGLVSLELAEYGRWTLTDKGVAVLKGQERIELRSDVLVKPADRRRRRSRIEAETAVPSDDPLLLDLKALRTRLAKEEGVPAYVIFSDRSLIDMAAKRPTTAFGFGEVHGVGQAKLDRYADAFLEVLKSHAA, encoded by the coding sequence GTGATCGACCCGCGCAAGATTCTCCAAGACGTTTTCGGCTTCCCCTCCTTCCGCGAAGGACAGGAGGAGATCGTGCGCGCCGTGCTGGCGGGCGAGGACGTGCTCGCCATCATGCCGACCGGAGCGGGCAAGTCCCTGTGCTACCAGCTCCCGACGCTGGCCCGCCAAGGCCTGACCGTCGTGGTCTCGCCGCTGATCGCCCTCATGCGCGATCAGGTGGCGGCGCTGCGCCATTTCGGCGTCGAGGCCGGAAGCCTCAACTCCGCCAACGACCAGGAGGAGAACCGCCGCGTGGTCGATGCGGTGCGCGACGGGCGCATGCGGGTTCTCTACGCCTCTCCCGAACGCCTGGCGAACACGGGCACCACCGAGTGGCTGGGGCGCTCCGGCGTGAACCTGCTCGCCATCGACGAGGCTCATTGCGTCTCGCAATGGGGGCACGATTTCCGCCCCGAATACGCGATGCTCGGCGAGGTCCGCCGGCGTCTCGGCAATGTGCAGACCATCGCGCTCACCGCCACCGCCGACGTCGCGACACGCGGCGACATCATGTACCGCCTGTTCGAAGAGGAGCCGCGCCTCTTCATCCATGGCTTCGACCGACCGAACCTCAGGCTCGCCATGCAGGCGAAGGAGCATGCGCGGCGCCAGCTCTTCTCGTTTCTCGACAAGCACCGGCACGAAAGCGGCATCGTCTATTGCTCGTCCCGCGATGCCACGGAGCGGCTCGCCGATTCCTTGAGCCAGGCGGGCTACCGGGCGCTTCCCTATCATGCCGGCATGCATCAGGCCGAGCGGGCCAAGAACCAGGACATCTTCCTGCAGGAGGACGGCGTCGTCATGGTCGCCACCGTCGCCTTCGGCATGGGCATCGACAAGCCGGACGTGCGCTTCGTCGCCCATGCGGCCCTGCCGAAATCCATCGAGGCCTATTACCAGGAGATCGGACGCGCCGGCCGCGACGGAGCGCCCGCCGACACGCTGACCCTCTACGGTCTCGACGACATGCGCCTGCGCCGGCTGCAGATCGAGCAGAGCGATGCGGCGGGCGAGCAGAAGCGGGTCGAACTCCAGCGGCTCAATGCGCTCGTGGCCCTGTGCGAAGCGCCCCGTTGCCGGCGCCAGACCCTGCTCGCCTATTTCGGCGAGACCACCGAGCCCTGCGGCAATTGCGATCTGTGCATCGACGGCGTCATGTCCTTCGACGGTACCATCGAGGCCCAGAAGCTTCTCTCGGCCATCGTGCGCACCGGCGAACGCTTCGGCACGGAACATCTCATCAACATTCTCGTGGGCGAGGGAACCGAGGCCGTCCTCCGCTTCGGTCACGACAAGCTGAAAACCTTCGGCGTCGGCAAGGACCGCTCGAAGAACGAGTGGCGCTCTCTCCTGCGACAGATCTATGCCGCCGGACTCGTGAGCCTGGAGCTTGCCGAATACGGCCGCTGGACGCTGACGGACAAGGGAGTTGCCGTTCTCAAGGGTCAGGAGCGGATCGAGCTTCGCTCGGACGTGCTCGTGAAGCCCGCCGACCGGCGCCGCCGCCGCTCGCGCATCGAGGCGGAGACCGCCGTGCCCTCCGACGACCCGCTGCTCCTCGATCTCAAGGCCCTGCGGACACGCCTCGCCAAGGAAGAGGGCGTTCCGGCCTACGTGATCTTCTCCGACCGCAGCCTCATCGACATGGCGGCCAAGCGTCCGACCACTGCCTTCGGCTTCGGCGAGGTCCATGGCGTCGGTCAGGCCAAGCTCGACCGCTATGCGGATGCGTTTCTCGAGGTTCTGAAGTCGCACGCGGCTTGA
- a CDS encoding SLC13 family permease, translating to MTHPQMLSFAIVAGMMALFVWGRFRYDLVAVMSLLVAVLVGIVPANQAFSGFSDDIVIIVASALLVSAAVAKSGVLEVALNRAAPYLRSEQSQVVVLVASVTVLSAFVKNIGALAMMIPVAFQIARRTNTLPSSFLMPMAFGSLLGGIVTLVGTSPNIIVSRVRGELLGEPFGMFDFTPVGIGIAVAGVAFLAFGYRLLPKGRKGAASLDEALNIKDYVTEARVTAESDVVGQTVADLHKLANGEVKVAAIIRRETRSSSPLPDVTLRENDLLMLEGESEALESAVARAGLKLSREHRLPVIEEATDEIGVIEAIVGPNSALGGLSAERIGLYERFGVNLIAVSRSGERFKERLRTITLRAGDVLVLQGNLKKLPDTLRDLGCLPLAEREIRLGNARRSVLPVAILGATMALVAFNVLPVSIAFFGAGVLLVLFGSLTLREVYETIEWPIIVMLGALIPVSESIRTTGGTDLIAGWLSSVAHMLPPTGALVLIMIAAMAVTPFLNNAATVLVMAPIAASFAKQLGFRPDAFLMAVAIGAACDFLTPIGHQCNTLVMGPGGYRFGDYWRLGLPLSIIVVVVGTPLIMVFWPLR from the coding sequence ATGACCCATCCGCAAATGCTGTCCTTCGCCATCGTCGCCGGGATGATGGCGCTCTTCGTCTGGGGGCGTTTCCGATACGACCTCGTCGCCGTGATGTCGCTTCTGGTTGCGGTGCTCGTCGGAATCGTGCCGGCCAATCAGGCCTTCTCGGGGTTCAGCGACGATATCGTCATCATCGTCGCGAGCGCTCTTCTGGTCAGCGCGGCGGTGGCGAAGTCGGGTGTGCTCGAGGTCGCGCTCAACCGGGCGGCGCCTTACCTGCGCAGCGAGCAGAGCCAGGTCGTCGTGCTGGTCGCCTCGGTGACGGTCCTGTCCGCATTCGTGAAGAATATCGGCGCATTGGCGATGATGATCCCCGTCGCGTTCCAGATCGCACGCCGGACCAACACGCTGCCTTCCAGCTTTCTGATGCCCATGGCCTTCGGGTCTCTCCTGGGCGGCATCGTCACGCTCGTGGGAACATCGCCCAACATCATCGTGTCCCGCGTGCGCGGCGAATTGCTGGGCGAGCCCTTCGGCATGTTCGACTTCACGCCGGTCGGCATCGGGATCGCGGTGGCGGGCGTGGCCTTTCTCGCCTTCGGCTACCGCCTTCTGCCGAAAGGCCGGAAAGGCGCTGCGTCCCTGGACGAGGCGCTCAACATCAAGGACTACGTGACCGAGGCACGGGTCACCGCGGAATCCGATGTGGTGGGCCAGACGGTCGCCGATCTTCACAAGCTCGCCAACGGCGAGGTGAAGGTGGCCGCCATCATCCGCCGCGAAACCCGCAGCTCCAGTCCGTTGCCGGACGTGACGCTCCGCGAGAACGATCTTCTCATGCTGGAGGGGGAGTCCGAGGCGCTGGAAAGCGCCGTGGCCCGGGCCGGTCTCAAGCTCAGCCGGGAGCATCGCCTGCCGGTCATCGAAGAGGCGACGGATGAGATCGGCGTGATCGAGGCGATCGTCGGGCCGAACTCGGCGCTCGGCGGCCTGTCCGCCGAGCGGATCGGCCTTTATGAGCGCTTCGGCGTGAATCTGATCGCGGTGAGCCGCAGCGGCGAGCGGTTCAAGGAGCGGCTGCGGACCATCACCTTGCGGGCCGGCGACGTGCTGGTGCTCCAAGGCAACCTCAAGAAGCTTCCGGATACGCTGCGCGACCTCGGGTGTCTCCCTCTTGCCGAGCGCGAAATCCGCCTCGGCAACGCCCGCCGCAGCGTCCTGCCCGTCGCCATCCTGGGCGCCACGATGGCTCTCGTCGCCTTCAACGTGTTGCCTGTTTCGATTGCCTTCTTCGGCGCGGGCGTTCTCCTCGTCCTCTTCGGCTCGCTCACGCTGCGCGAGGTCTACGAGACCATCGAGTGGCCGATCATCGTCATGCTCGGAGCCCTCATCCCGGTCAGCGAATCCATTCGCACCACCGGCGGCACGGATCTGATCGCGGGCTGGCTGTCGTCGGTGGCGCACATGCTGCCCCCGACCGGAGCGCTCGTGCTCATCATGATCGCCGCCATGGCGGTGACGCCGTTCCTCAACAATGCAGCGACCGTGCTCGTGATGGCGCCCATCGCGGCGAGCTTTGCAAAGCAGCTCGGTTTCAGGCCCGACGCTTTCCTGATGGCGGTCGCCATCGGGGCGGCCTGCGATTTCCTCACCCCCATCGGGCACCAGTGCAACACCCTCGTGATGGGGCCGGGCGGCTATCGCTTCGGTGATTACTGGCGGCTCGGGCTGCCGCTCTCCATCATCGTCGTCGTCGTGGGAACGCCGCTCATCATGGTCTTCTGGCCGCTCCGCTAG
- a CDS encoding ABC transporter permease: protein MVDTTHPTADISPAPAIKQIQDERLKEVSLLTKIMRRPELGALAGLILVAIFFLSTADASMFSLAGVMNILSPASQLGILAIAAALLMIGGEFDLSIGSMVAFTGLVFGSFITLTGWPLLLAIAATFAVAAVLGGLNGQIVIRTRLPSFIVTLAFLFILRGLSLVGLKWATGGSTQMRGIVASENEDWVREIFSGSALEGLFAWLAAHDLIAKFPNGTPTVTGVPVSILWFIGFALVATWILLRTRAGNWIFAAGGDANAARNSGVPVDRVKTGLFMLTACAAALVAILTVLDAGSTDARRGFQKEFEAIIAAVIGGCLLTGGYGSAIGAFFGAIIFGMVSIGLTYTRFDSDWFQVFLGAMLLLAVLFNNFIRRKVTGER from the coding sequence ATGGTGGACACCACCCACCCGACCGCCGACATCTCGCCGGCTCCTGCCATCAAGCAGATCCAGGACGAGCGCCTGAAGGAGGTTTCCCTTCTCACGAAGATCATGCGCCGTCCGGAGCTCGGTGCCCTGGCGGGCCTGATCCTGGTCGCGATCTTCTTTCTCTCCACCGCCGATGCCTCGATGTTCTCGCTCGCGGGCGTGATGAACATTCTCTCGCCGGCTTCGCAGCTCGGCATTCTCGCCATCGCGGCGGCGCTGCTCATGATTGGCGGCGAGTTCGATCTCTCCATCGGCTCCATGGTGGCCTTCACGGGCCTTGTCTTCGGATCCTTCATCACGCTGACCGGATGGCCGCTTCTCCTGGCGATCGCGGCCACCTTCGCGGTGGCGGCCGTTCTCGGCGGCCTGAACGGGCAGATCGTCATTCGCACGCGGCTGCCCTCCTTCATCGTCACGCTGGCCTTCCTGTTCATCCTGCGCGGCCTGTCCCTCGTCGGGCTCAAATGGGCGACCGGCGGATCCACGCAGATGCGCGGCATCGTCGCGTCGGAAAACGAGGACTGGGTCCGCGAGATCTTTTCGGGGAGCGCGCTCGAGGGCCTGTTCGCGTGGCTTGCCGCACACGACCTCATCGCGAAATTTCCGAACGGGACTCCGACCGTGACGGGCGTTCCGGTCTCCATTCTCTGGTTCATCGGATTCGCGCTCGTCGCTACCTGGATCCTGCTGCGCACGCGGGCCGGCAACTGGATCTTCGCGGCGGGCGGCGACGCCAACGCGGCCCGCAACTCGGGCGTTCCGGTCGACCGCGTGAAGACCGGCCTCTTCATGCTCACCGCCTGCGCGGCGGCTCTTGTCGCCATCCTGACCGTGCTCGACGCAGGCTCGACCGATGCGCGGCGCGGCTTCCAGAAGGAATTCGAGGCGATCATCGCGGCGGTGATCGGCGGCTGCCTGCTCACCGGCGGCTACGGCTCGGCCATCGGGGCCTTCTTCGGTGCCATCATCTTCGGCATGGTGTCGATCGGCCTCACCTATACCCGCTTCGACTCGGACTGGTTCCAGGTCTTCCTGGGCGCCATGCTGCTGCTGGCGGTTCTCTTCAACAACTTCATCCGCCGCAAGGTGACGGGAGAGCGCTGA
- a CDS encoding Gfo/Idh/MocA family protein, whose amino-acid sequence MSSLKVGLIGTGYMGKCHALAWNSVAPVFGDVPRPHLVMLAEASQDLAETKARELGFERATGDWRALVSDPAIDVVSITTPNAFHPDMAIAALEAGKHVWCEKPMAVRLDDAERMLRAARASGKVAALGYNYIQNPVMRLIRRILDEGRIGDVNHVRLEMDEDFMADPEDLFYWKSEASSGHGALDDFAVHPLSLLLTLLGGVRRVCGHMAKPYADRPVQGGGRRAVETYDIATVLMEMENGASGFLAVNRSAWGRKGRIALQLFGSKGTIAYDQERMNEVQLYTADGPKETRGFRTILAGPQHPPYDRFIPAPGHGLGFNDLKIIECRELMRRIAGESAHLIEFEDGIGIERTVDAMAKSAREGRWVETEASSSSPGSSR is encoded by the coding sequence ATGAGTTCACTCAAGGTCGGCCTTATCGGCACGGGCTATATGGGCAAGTGCCATGCCCTGGCCTGGAACTCCGTCGCGCCGGTCTTCGGTGATGTTCCTCGCCCGCATCTCGTGATGCTGGCGGAGGCTTCGCAGGATCTCGCCGAGACAAAAGCGCGCGAACTCGGCTTCGAGCGTGCGACCGGCGACTGGCGCGCGCTCGTGAGCGATCCCGCAATCGACGTGGTGTCGATCACCACGCCCAACGCCTTCCATCCGGACATGGCGATCGCGGCGCTGGAGGCCGGAAAGCACGTGTGGTGCGAGAAGCCGATGGCCGTGAGGCTGGACGATGCGGAGCGCATGCTCAGAGCGGCGCGGGCTTCCGGCAAGGTCGCGGCGCTGGGCTACAACTACATCCAGAACCCGGTCATGCGTCTGATCCGCCGCATCCTCGACGAGGGGCGGATCGGTGACGTGAACCATGTGCGCCTCGAAATGGACGAGGACTTCATGGCCGATCCCGAGGACCTCTTCTATTGGAAGAGCGAGGCTTCGTCGGGCCATGGCGCGCTCGACGATTTCGCCGTCCATCCTTTGAGCCTCCTCCTGACGCTTCTCGGGGGCGTGCGGCGCGTGTGCGGCCACATGGCGAAGCCCTATGCGGATCGTCCCGTGCAAGGCGGTGGACGCCGTGCCGTCGAGACCTACGACATCGCGACCGTGCTGATGGAGATGGAGAACGGCGCGTCGGGATTCCTCGCCGTCAACCGTTCCGCCTGGGGCCGCAAGGGCCGCATCGCGCTCCAGCTTTTCGGCTCCAAGGGCACCATCGCGTACGACCAGGAGCGCATGAACGAGGTGCAGCTCTATACGGCCGACGGCCCGAAGGAGACACGAGGGTTTCGCACCATCCTGGCCGGGCCGCAGCACCCGCCCTACGACAGGTTCATTCCCGCGCCCGGACACGGCCTCGGCTTCAACGACCTGAAGATCATCGAATGCCGCGAGCTGATGCGGCGCATCGCCGGAGAGAGCGCCCATCTGATCGAGTTCGAGGACGGCATCGGCATCGAACGCACGGTCGACGCCATGGCGAAGAGCGCCCGTGAGGGACGCTGGGTGGAGACTGAAGCATCATCGTCATCACCGGGCTCGTCCCGGTGA
- a CDS encoding NAD(P)/FAD-dependent oxidoreductase, giving the protein MPPSSSISRAAIVGGGPAGLIAAEALAGAGVSVTVYDRMPSVGRKLLMAGRGGLNLTHSEDLERFVTRYAEAKPVLKPLIEAFGPQDLRAWCEGLGQDTFVGSSGRVFPKAFKASPLLRAWLARLEGLGVRFALRHTWRGWDPEGALVFTTPDGETVRARPDVTILALGGASWPRLGSDGSWTDLLREKTIAIAPLRPANMGFTLPWSDIMRRFEGEPLKRIALTFEGVTVKGEALVTADGIEGGAVYALSGRLRNAVERQGSAQLLLDLRPDLSLDDLTKRLSAPRKGQSASTFLRKAAGLSPLAVALLRESTPELPMAPAALARLIKALPLTLTGTKSLERAISTAGGIPFSEVDDRLMLKRLPGVFVAGEMLDWEAPTGGYLLQATFATGLAAARGALMFLRIPDAALTLGPSSATRQS; this is encoded by the coding sequence ATGCCCCCCTCCTCCTCCATATCCCGGGCCGCCATCGTGGGCGGAGGTCCCGCCGGCCTCATCGCGGCGGAAGCCCTTGCAGGCGCCGGCGTTTCCGTGACCGTCTACGATCGGATGCCTTCCGTCGGACGCAAGCTCCTCATGGCGGGCCGGGGCGGACTGAACCTCACCCATTCCGAGGACCTGGAGCGATTCGTCACCCGCTATGCCGAAGCCAAGCCGGTTCTGAAACCTCTGATCGAGGCGTTCGGCCCCCAGGACCTGAGGGCCTGGTGCGAGGGCCTTGGCCAGGACACCTTCGTGGGCTCGAGCGGGCGGGTCTTCCCGAAGGCCTTCAAGGCCTCGCCCCTGCTCCGCGCCTGGCTGGCGCGCCTGGAGGGTCTCGGCGTGCGCTTCGCCCTGCGCCACACGTGGCGGGGCTGGGACCCGGAAGGCGCCCTCGTCTTCACGACTCCCGATGGCGAAACGGTGAGGGCCCGGCCCGACGTCACGATTCTCGCCCTGGGAGGGGCCAGCTGGCCGAGGCTCGGCTCCGACGGTTCCTGGACGGACCTCCTCCGGGAGAAGACGATCGCCATAGCCCCCCTGCGCCCGGCCAATATGGGGTTCACCCTCCCCTGGTCCGACATCATGCGCCGGTTCGAGGGCGAGCCCTTGAAGCGCATCGCCCTGACCTTCGAGGGCGTGACCGTGAAGGGCGAAGCGCTCGTCACGGCTGACGGCATCGAGGGCGGCGCCGTCTATGCCCTCTCGGGGCGCCTGCGCAACGCCGTCGAGCGGCAGGGCAGCGCCCAATTACTGCTCGATCTTCGGCCCGATCTTTCCCTCGATGACCTGACGAAGCGCCTGAGCGCCCCCCGCAAGGGGCAATCGGCCTCCACGTTCCTGAGGAAGGCAGCCGGTTTGAGCCCGCTCGCCGTCGCCCTGCTGCGCGAATCGACGCCCGAGCTTCCTATGGCGCCTGCGGCCCTCGCCCGCCTCATCAAGGCCCTGCCGCTCACGCTGACGGGTACGAAATCCCTGGAACGGGCCATTTCCACAGCAGGCGGGATTCCTTTCAGCGAGGTGGACGACCGCCTCATGCTCAAGCGCCTGCCCGGCGTCTTCGTGGCCGGCGAGATGCTGGATTGGGAGGCTCCGACCGGCGGCTACCTGCTCCAGGCCACCTTCGCGACGGGGCTCGCCGCCGCCCGGGGCGCCCTGATGTTCCTTCGGATTCCCGATGCCGCATTGACCTTGGGACCATCCTCGGCCACACGGCAATCGTGA
- a CDS encoding CAP domain-containing protein, which yields MRVLSFCVLLALALAGCAGDTSLMGGDKVLASSTNDAAAAARLISAYRVSRGLSPVTVDSRLNEAAEYQARVVAAAGSLSHGNFASRMDKFGIMGYAAENLSAGSDSVDGAIGRWKASPGHNVNLLMPEARKIGLARADANNRYGRYWALVLGQ from the coding sequence ATGCGTGTTCTTTCGTTTTGCGTTCTGCTGGCCCTGGCGCTTGCGGGCTGCGCCGGCGACACGTCGCTCATGGGCGGCGATAAGGTTCTCGCCAGCTCCACAAACGATGCGGCCGCAGCCGCGAGACTCATTTCCGCCTATCGCGTCTCCAGGGGCCTGAGTCCGGTGACCGTGGATTCGAGGCTCAACGAGGCGGCGGAATACCAGGCCCGCGTGGTGGCTGCCGCCGGCAGTCTCAGTCACGGCAATTTCGCCAGCCGCATGGATAAGTTCGGGATCATGGGCTATGCGGCCGAGAACCTTTCGGCAGGCTCCGATTCGGTCGACGGCGCCATCGGCCGCTGGAAGGCCTCGCCCGGCCACAACGTCAACCTGCTGATGCCCGAGGCCCGCAAGATCGGCCTTGCCCGTGCGGACGCCAACAACCGCTATGGCCGCTATTGGGCTCTCGTCCTCGGGCAGTGA
- a CDS encoding DMT family transporter translates to MPQAPVQKTIAASDWALLGLLSIIWGGSFLFVGVAVKELPPLTIVALRVLLAALALQVVLRVMGMHLPRERRAWAAFFGMGILNNVIPFSLIVWGQGHIASGLASILNATTPLFTVIVAHYLTNDERLTGTRLGGVVVGFLGVAVMIGAAAFTSLNANVLAQLAVLAAALSYGFSGVFGRRFKTLGIAPLVAAAGQVTASSCILLPISLVVDRPWTLPMPSTATVLSILSLALVSTAFAYLIFFRLLARAGATNVGLVTFLIPVSAILFGVLILGETLEWRHAAGMALIAAGLMLIDGRPWAAIGRMLSAREPAPRGNG, encoded by the coding sequence ATGCCTCAGGCACCTGTTCAAAAAACCATCGCGGCCTCGGATTGGGCGCTGCTCGGGCTCCTCTCCATCATCTGGGGAGGCTCGTTCCTGTTCGTCGGCGTCGCGGTCAAGGAGCTGCCGCCGCTGACCATCGTGGCCCTGCGGGTGCTGCTCGCGGCTCTCGCGCTGCAGGTCGTGCTGCGGGTCATGGGCATGCATCTGCCGCGGGAGCGTCGGGCATGGGCCGCCTTCTTTGGAATGGGAATTCTCAACAATGTCATACCCTTCAGCCTGATCGTCTGGGGGCAGGGCCATATCGCGAGCGGTCTGGCATCGATTCTCAATGCCACGACGCCGCTCTTCACCGTCATCGTGGCGCATTACCTCACGAATGACGAACGGCTGACGGGGACACGCCTGGGCGGAGTCGTGGTCGGCTTTCTCGGCGTCGCCGTCATGATCGGGGCCGCCGCGTTCACGTCCCTGAACGCCAATGTGCTGGCGCAGCTCGCGGTCCTCGCGGCGGCTCTCTCATACGGTTTCTCGGGTGTGTTCGGGCGTCGTTTCAAGACTTTGGGGATCGCCCCGCTGGTCGCGGCCGCAGGGCAGGTGACGGCCTCGAGCTGCATTCTTCTGCCCATCAGCCTCGTCGTCGACCGGCCCTGGACATTGCCCATGCCGAGCACGGCGACCGTTTTGTCCATTCTGTCGCTTGCGCTGGTCTCGACGGCTTTCGCCTATCTTATCTTCTTCCGCCTGCTCGCACGAGCGGGCGCCACGAATGTGGGCCTCGTAACGTTTCTCATTCCGGTCAGCGCCATTCTCTTCGGCGTGCTGATCCTGGGCGAGACCCTGGAGTGGCGCCACGCGGCGGGCATGGCGCTGATCGCGGCGGGTCTCATGCTGATCGACGGGCGGCCATGGGCCGCGATCGGTCGCATGCTCAGCGCGAGGGAGCCGGCTCCGCGCGGAAATGGTTGA